Proteins from a genomic interval of Flammeovirgaceae bacterium SG7u.111:
- the aroB gene encoding 3-dehydroquinate synthase — protein sequence MAGREITKSVKIFDNFKQEDFSFLSEYSSVAVLVDYNTRVSCYPLIEPFLPSHICIDINPGEEHKHLGTCQEIWSVMTDCQFDRKAVVLNLGGGVIGDMGGFCAATYKRGIDFLQIPTTLLAQVDASVGGKLGIDFKGFKNHIGVFQLPKEVWVHPGFLKTLSEQELRSGFAEVIKHCLIADASKWEVISQKSLKEQLWHDIIEHSIHIKANVVKQDPTEQGLRKILNFGHTIGHAIETYFLEEGDERLLHGEAIAIGMICEAYLSAKKTGLEVSESEGITKYISSIFGLPKFSTKAFAPIVENMYQDKKNVGGKIKCVMLEKIGKATFDINITPTEIEESLAYYLSL from the coding sequence ATGGCTGGAAGGGAAATTACTAAGAGCGTAAAGATTTTTGACAACTTCAAACAAGAAGATTTTTCATTTTTAAGTGAATACTCATCAGTTGCTGTATTGGTAGATTACAATACACGAGTCAGCTGCTACCCTCTTATAGAGCCATTCCTGCCTTCTCACATTTGTATCGACATCAACCCTGGCGAAGAACATAAGCACCTAGGGACTTGCCAAGAAATTTGGAGTGTGATGACCGATTGCCAGTTCGATCGCAAGGCGGTTGTTTTAAACCTCGGCGGTGGTGTAATTGGCGACATGGGTGGGTTTTGTGCCGCAACTTACAAAAGAGGAATAGACTTTTTACAAATACCCACTACCCTACTTGCCCAAGTAGATGCAAGCGTTGGGGGGAAATTGGGCATCGACTTCAAAGGGTTTAAAAACCACATTGGGGTTTTCCAGCTTCCAAAAGAAGTTTGGGTTCACCCTGGTTTCCTCAAAACCCTCAGCGAACAAGAACTCCGCTCTGGGTTTGCCGAAGTAATCAAACATTGCCTCATAGCCGACGCATCAAAATGGGAAGTAATTTCCCAAAAGAGTTTGAAGGAACAATTGTGGCATGATATCATCGAACATTCTATTCACATAAAAGCAAATGTTGTCAAACAAGATCCTACCGAACAAGGGTTGAGAAAAATCTTAAATTTTGGACACACCATAGGGCATGCTATTGAAACCTATTTCTTGGAAGAAGGCGATGAAAGATTGCTACACGGTGAAGCTATTGCCATAGGTATGATTTGCGAAGCTTACCTTTCTGCCAAAAAAACTGGACTAGAAGTTTCTGAAAGCGAGGGAATTACCAAATACATTTCTTCAATCTTCGGGTTACCTAAGTTTTCTACCAAAGCATTTGCTCCTATAGTAGAAAACATGTACCAAGACAAAAAGAACGTGGGTGGAAAAATCAAATGTGTGATGCTCGAAAAAATTGGTAAAGCAACCTTTGACATTAACATAACACCCACCGAAATAGAAGAGAGCTTGGCTTACTACCTTTCTCTTTAA
- a CDS encoding bifunctional 3-deoxy-7-phosphoheptulonate synthase/chorismate mutase type II has product MDIQPISSWKVIKNLPFAIAGPCSAETEEQLYTTCKGIKELDITMLRAGIWKPRTRPGQFEGVGEVGLQWFQKIKKELEMPACVEVATAKHVELALKYDMDVLWIGARSTVNPFTVQEIADALRGVDIPVMVKNPINPDLALWKGSIERIYQAGITQIAGIHRGFSSFEKTKYRNVPMWQLAIAMKSDLPTLPMICDPSHIAGNRELLLPVSQKAIDLNYDGLMIETHCNPSVAMSDAKQQVTPAGLKDILDAIKIRQVSSDNMEFNSILQTMRNQIDEVDREILENLATRQSMVDKLGEYKKDNNVTVFQANRWLEVFKTRVDWGKQLNLDDEFIGKFFKVVHDEAIKRQSSIMNKENVE; this is encoded by the coding sequence ATGGATATTCAACCTATCAGCAGTTGGAAAGTAATCAAAAATCTTCCATTTGCCATTGCTGGTCCTTGTAGTGCCGAAACAGAAGAACAACTTTACACTACGTGCAAAGGTATCAAAGAATTAGATATTACCATGCTAAGAGCTGGTATATGGAAACCGAGAACTAGACCTGGTCAATTTGAAGGAGTTGGCGAAGTTGGGCTTCAGTGGTTCCAAAAAATCAAAAAAGAATTAGAAATGCCTGCCTGCGTGGAAGTTGCTACCGCAAAACATGTAGAATTGGCACTTAAATACGACATGGATGTGCTCTGGATTGGTGCCAGAAGTACGGTAAACCCTTTTACAGTCCAAGAAATTGCCGATGCTCTTAGAGGCGTTGACATTCCTGTGATGGTCAAAAACCCGATCAATCCAGATTTGGCTTTGTGGAAAGGTAGCATCGAAAGAATTTACCAAGCTGGCATCACCCAAATCGCAGGTATTCACCGTGGTTTTTCTTCGTTTGAGAAAACGAAATACCGTAATGTCCCTATGTGGCAATTGGCAATTGCGATGAAGAGTGATTTGCCAACTTTGCCAATGATATGTGACCCTAGCCACATTGCTGGAAACAGGGAATTATTATTGCCAGTTTCGCAAAAAGCGATCGACCTTAACTACGATGGCCTGATGATAGAAACTCACTGCAACCCTAGTGTGGCAATGAGCGATGCAAAACAGCAAGTTACTCCTGCTGGTCTTAAAGATATATTGGATGCGATCAAGATCCGCCAAGTATCGTCTGACAACATGGAGTTCAATTCTATCCTACAGACCATGAGAAACCAGATTGACGAGGTAGATAGAGAAATTTTGGAAAACCTTGCCACAAGACAGTCTATGGTAGACAAATTGGGTGAATACAAAAAAGATAACAATGTAACTGTTTTCCAAGCTAACAGATGGTTAGAAGTATTCAAAACCAGAGTTGACTGGGGTAAGCAACTTAACCTTGATGACGAATTCATCGGTAAGTTCTTCAAAGTAGTTCATGATGAAGCTATAAAGCGCCAAAGTTCTATCATGAACAAAGAGAATGTTGAATAG
- a CDS encoding NAD(P)H-dependent glycerol-3-phosphate dehydrogenase — MKEKKKNELKGKAVAVIGAGSWATAIVKILSQQSASINWWVHKKKDAKKIAKKKKNPRYLSSVEIDIDKVTVFLDIEEAIQHATTVILAVPAAFIGDVLEPLNAKSFEGKAVISAIKGMIPEKGLLITDYVHKEFGVPTNKLGVIAGPCHAEEVAMEKQSYLTISSEDFQLAKNFAEMLNCHYIKTSINTDIYGVEYAAIMKNVFAIACGIAHGLNYGDNFQAVLVSNALREIEVFLEAISKKDRQISASAYLGDLLVTTYSQFSRNRTFGNMIGRGYSVKFAQLEMEMIAEGYYAVRSLYQIQKRHNLNLPIIKAVYNILYEKISPIIEFTILKNEMK, encoded by the coding sequence TTGAAAGAAAAGAAAAAGAACGAACTAAAAGGCAAGGCTGTAGCTGTAATAGGTGCAGGAAGCTGGGCAACTGCCATCGTTAAAATACTTTCGCAACAATCGGCTAGCATTAACTGGTGGGTGCATAAAAAGAAGGATGCGAAGAAGATAGCTAAGAAAAAGAAAAACCCTCGTTATCTTTCGTCTGTAGAGATAGATATTGATAAAGTAACAGTGTTTTTGGATATAGAAGAGGCGATTCAACATGCAACAACTGTTATTTTAGCTGTTCCCGCAGCCTTTATTGGCGATGTGCTTGAACCTCTTAATGCAAAAAGCTTTGAAGGGAAGGCGGTGATCTCAGCTATCAAAGGGATGATTCCTGAAAAAGGTTTGCTTATTACCGACTATGTACACAAGGAATTTGGCGTACCTACCAACAAGCTAGGGGTGATTGCGGGACCTTGCCATGCCGAAGAGGTTGCAATGGAAAAACAATCATACCTAACTATTTCTTCTGAAGACTTTCAGCTAGCCAAGAATTTTGCTGAGATGTTAAATTGCCACTACATCAAGACCTCGATAAATACCGATATATATGGTGTAGAATATGCCGCCATCATGAAAAACGTATTTGCCATAGCTTGTGGAATAGCACATGGGTTAAATTATGGGGATAACTTTCAGGCGGTGTTGGTGTCAAATGCACTTAGGGAGATAGAGGTTTTCTTGGAAGCCATTAGCAAAAAGGATAGGCAAATTAGTGCATCGGCTTATTTGGGTGACTTGCTGGTGACCACGTACTCGCAATTTAGTAGGAACCGAACCTTTGGAAACATGATAGGGCGGGGGTATTCGGTGAAGTTTGCCCAACTGGAAATGGAAATGATAGCCGAAGGGTATTATGCCGTGAGGAGTTTGTACCAAATTCAAAAAAGGCACAATTTAAACCTGCCCATCATCAAAGCGGTGTATAATATATTATATGAGAAAATCTCGCCTATAATTGAGTTTACCATTCTCAAAAACGAAATGAAGTAA
- a CDS encoding caspase family protein, with product MKLPSVVTTRNWLVQIAVLLFCCSCATIFSGTTQKVRIKSDPKNARVFINGKDSGVNTNGKVIIRRAIGRTEHNNTNEQTYIIKKAGYEDAVIRDRRTINGWALAGDLLFFGIPLIPDFLNGSIYHYRRNIRVDMVPISSAPGQTVLAANKKEKPEITLPLPVLNQIEEFSEELFKDIPTTQKINHNAIAIVIGNKNYEGKDIPNVDWALNDSRLMKEYLIKSFGFREGNVIYIEDADLGDFYRVFGNKNNYKARLYNLVKPDESDVFIYYTGHGAPDVESHEGYLVPVDCEDVSLLEFEGFSLDILYQNLSKIPYRSLTFVADACFSGNTQNGGALIKSASPVYVKALTKLLSDENTYIMTSSRNDQVASWYDEKKHSLFTYYFLKGLKGEANTDQNEGALSFKELRDYLEENIPYMARSLHNRSQFPELFGQNDKVLLEY from the coding sequence ATGAAACTGCCGTCTGTTGTTACTACAAGAAATTGGCTTGTCCAAATAGCCGTGTTACTTTTTTGTTGTTCCTGTGCTACCATATTTAGCGGTACTACCCAGAAAGTCCGTATCAAGTCAGATCCTAAAAATGCCCGTGTCTTTATAAATGGAAAAGATAGCGGAGTGAATACAAATGGGAAAGTGATCATTCGTAGGGCAATTGGGCGGACAGAGCATAACAATACAAATGAGCAAACTTATATCATCAAAAAAGCCGGTTATGAAGATGCCGTAATTCGAGACCGAAGGACAATTAATGGCTGGGCATTGGCTGGAGACCTGCTTTTCTTTGGAATTCCCCTCATACCTGATTTCCTCAATGGCTCCATTTATCATTATCGCAGGAATATTAGGGTAGATATGGTTCCTATTAGTTCTGCCCCTGGGCAGACTGTCCTAGCAGCTAATAAGAAGGAAAAGCCTGAAATAACCTTGCCTTTACCTGTTCTTAATCAGATTGAGGAATTTTCTGAAGAATTGTTCAAAGATATCCCAACTACTCAAAAGATAAATCACAATGCGATAGCCATCGTAATCGGCAATAAGAACTATGAGGGGAAAGATATTCCTAATGTGGACTGGGCATTGAACGATAGCAGGTTGATGAAAGAGTATTTGATCAAATCCTTTGGTTTTAGAGAAGGCAACGTGATTTATATAGAAGATGCCGACTTGGGAGATTTCTATAGAGTTTTCGGAAATAAAAATAATTACAAGGCTAGGTTGTACAACTTGGTCAAGCCCGATGAGTCAGATGTGTTTATATATTATACTGGTCATGGAGCTCCTGATGTGGAATCGCACGAAGGCTACCTAGTGCCGGTAGATTGCGAAGATGTTTCTTTACTAGAGTTTGAAGGCTTTTCCCTCGATATCCTTTATCAAAATCTATCGAAAATCCCCTACCGTTCGCTCACTTTTGTGGCAGATGCGTGTTTTAGTGGAAACACTCAAAATGGCGGTGCACTCATCAAAAGCGCTTCACCAGTGTATGTAAAAGCCTTAACCAAGCTGCTTTCTGATGAGAATACCTATATAATGACATCTTCAAGAAACGATCAGGTTGCTTCTTGGTACGATGAGAAAAAGCATTCACTTTTTACATATTACTTTTTGAAAGGGCTAAAAGGAGAGGCAAATACCGACCAAAATGAAGGTGCACTCTCGTTTAAAGAGCTCAGGGACTACCTTGAGGAAAATATCCCCTATATGGCGAGGAGTCTACACAACCGGTCTCAATTCCCAGAACTGTTTGGGCAAAACGACAAGGTTTTGTTGGAATATTGA
- a CDS encoding OmpA family protein, translated as MTPRIITLFIALLISAFTAIAGGSGEPTKDSKIFHLVGQVLNLETSEPIKAKLSFKKLPYYTNIGFFNNKVETGEYALPLLYGGKYAIEVYAEGYFPVQVIFDASQVGNLDEFSKNFQLTPIHRGLALELENINFEHNKAEITEDSYPMLDMIVKTLSDNSEIAIQLEGHTSLGGSESFNMKLSKDRVESIKDYLVGKGINRNRVKTKAFGSSNPVIRDNSLEARAQNRRVEIKILEN; from the coding sequence ATGACACCAAGAATAATAACGCTTTTTATCGCACTCCTCATTTCAGCATTTACAGCAATAGCGGGAGGAAGTGGAGAACCTACAAAAGATTCCAAAATATTTCATTTGGTGGGGCAAGTACTAAACCTTGAAACTTCTGAGCCCATAAAAGCAAAGCTATCTTTTAAAAAGCTTCCTTATTATACAAATATTGGTTTCTTCAACAATAAAGTAGAGACAGGCGAATATGCTTTGCCACTCTTGTACGGAGGGAAATACGCCATCGAAGTTTATGCAGAAGGTTACTTCCCAGTTCAGGTAATATTTGATGCATCACAAGTAGGAAACTTAGATGAGTTCAGCAAAAATTTCCAGCTTACTCCAATCCACAGGGGCTTAGCATTGGAGTTGGAGAATATCAACTTTGAGCACAACAAGGCCGAAATTACCGAAGATTCTTACCCAATGTTAGATATGATAGTAAAAACGCTTTCAGATAATTCGGAAATCGCTATCCAGCTCGAAGGTCATACTAGCTTAGGTGGTTCTGAATCGTTCAATATGAAACTTTCAAAAGATAGGGTTGAATCAATAAAAGATTATTTGGTTGGCAAAGGAATAAATAGAAATAGAGTAAAAACAAAAGCTTTTGGTAGTAGCAACCCTGTTATAAGAGATAATTCCCTAGAGGCCAGAGCCCAAAATAGAAGAGTTGAAATAAAGATATTGGAAAACTAA
- a CDS encoding response regulator, giving the protein MTSYSKDFLSGLTIKEEDLMNLRGSIHFANLKRLRLFSLLISMLCFFPGIIYNVYVVLKNDSIADIKHFYQLVVLIALSVILTMFYFLSTYSERFKFSTLKYLVYIFAAVIFMHTCILTYIQMHFGYGKELYQISLLMLLVGFYWRYVESSVMYFVWNIGYSILIVNWGKYAPEEAISYIMTNAAISGVFLIVSFVIYQKEKADWAERNELKRNVGKSAFNTNEQLFDKDEKLKELEEMVKQLIEAKEKAEKNTDAKAEFLSTMSHEIRTQMTAINGVSLMLMEENPRPDQLEHIQTLRYSAKNLLVLINDILDFSKIEAGKITFEDLDFSLKDLIEHAKQSFAFQAVDKGVTLKFMKDSDVPDMLVGDPVRLSQVLSNLISNAIKFTKDGVVKVDVMLNKQKGSMVSIDFSVTDTGIGIPTHRLEDIFESFSQASSDTTRKFGGTGLGLTITKRLLEMQQSKIRVESEEGKGSRFYFTLQFQVSKKTEKSSSSFKQFSPKLNSLKGVKILLVDDNTINSDIATKILEKWKAEVEYVENGQEAIDKVKSTDYDIVLMDLQMPVMDGIEATKIIRKIDNSRFASLPILALTASAMTEERERVFEAGMDDFVTKPIENAELYSKIAKFVRRTVASLDKESQQGNEESEMVNEEVEEATDLLSFGEYLAVADGDNEFFKKLVQKTIDQLEEFRENYQKALNNKDLKAVSRANHKLKPGLIRLKALRLLDEMEEGKAIIIEGRNAALVHQNMSKINSLVDKAKHELRQQIN; this is encoded by the coding sequence ATGACATCATACAGTAAAGACTTTTTGTCTGGATTAACTATAAAAGAAGAGGATTTAATGAATTTGAGAGGCAGCATCCATTTTGCCAACCTCAAGCGCTTGCGCCTATTTTCCCTTCTCATTTCTATGCTCTGCTTTTTTCCAGGAATCATTTACAATGTGTATGTAGTCCTTAAAAATGACAGCATCGCAGATATCAAGCACTTTTACCAACTTGTTGTCCTTATTGCCCTTTCGGTAATCCTAACCATGTTTTATTTTCTTTCTACGTATTCCGAAAGGTTCAAATTTTCCACCCTCAAATACCTTGTATATATATTTGCAGCAGTTATTTTTATGCATACCTGCATTCTTACATATATCCAAATGCATTTTGGTTATGGAAAAGAACTTTACCAAATCTCCCTTTTGATGTTACTTGTCGGGTTTTACTGGAGGTATGTAGAGTCATCGGTGATGTATTTTGTGTGGAATATTGGGTATTCTATTCTCATTGTCAATTGGGGAAAGTATGCTCCAGAAGAGGCTATTTCCTACATAATGACCAATGCGGCTATCAGTGGTGTTTTTCTTATCGTTTCCTTTGTGATTTATCAAAAAGAAAAGGCTGATTGGGCAGAAAGAAATGAGCTCAAAAGAAATGTTGGTAAATCAGCTTTCAATACCAATGAGCAGTTATTCGATAAGGATGAGAAGCTGAAGGAGCTGGAAGAGATGGTAAAGCAATTGATAGAAGCAAAGGAAAAAGCTGAGAAAAATACCGATGCCAAGGCTGAATTTCTCTCTACCATGAGTCACGAAATCAGGACGCAGATGACGGCTATAAATGGAGTGAGCCTAATGCTGATGGAAGAAAACCCTCGTCCAGATCAGTTGGAACATATCCAAACCCTTCGCTATTCGGCAAAAAATCTTTTGGTGCTTATCAACGATATTCTAGATTTTAGCAAAATAGAAGCTGGGAAGATCACCTTTGAAGACCTAGATTTTAGCTTAAAAGATTTAATAGAACATGCTAAGCAATCATTTGCCTTCCAAGCGGTAGACAAGGGGGTTACGCTTAAGTTTATGAAGGATTCTGATGTGCCAGATATGCTTGTGGGCGACCCTGTGCGTCTTTCGCAAGTATTGAGTAATCTGATAAGTAATGCGATAAAGTTTACAAAAGACGGCGTGGTTAAGGTTGATGTGATGCTGAACAAACAAAAAGGCAGCATGGTTTCTATCGACTTTTCAGTGACAGATACAGGCATTGGAATTCCAACTCATCGGCTCGAAGATATATTTGAGAGCTTTAGCCAAGCTAGTTCAGATACTACCCGAAAGTTTGGCGGTACGGGTCTCGGTCTTACTATCACCAAGAGGTTGCTAGAAATGCAGCAGAGCAAAATCCGAGTGGAAAGTGAAGAAGGGAAAGGGTCTAGGTTTTATTTTACGCTTCAATTTCAAGTGAGTAAAAAAACAGAGAAATCTTCAAGTAGTTTCAAGCAGTTTAGCCCTAAGCTTAATAGCTTGAAAGGCGTGAAGATTCTTCTGGTAGATGATAATACCATAAACAGTGATATTGCGACCAAGATCTTGGAAAAATGGAAGGCTGAGGTAGAGTATGTGGAAAATGGGCAAGAGGCAATTGATAAAGTGAAATCTACTGATTATGATATTGTCTTAATGGATTTGCAGATGCCAGTAATGGACGGAATTGAAGCGACAAAAATCATTAGGAAGATAGACAATTCAAGGTTTGCTAGCCTTCCGATTTTAGCGCTGACGGCTTCTGCCATGACCGAAGAGCGAGAGAGGGTTTTTGAAGCAGGAATGGATGATTTTGTTACAAAACCCATCGAAAATGCAGAGCTATATTCTAAGATCGCCAAATTCGTAAGGAGAACGGTTGCCTCTCTCGATAAAGAAAGTCAGCAGGGGAATGAAGAATCTGAGATGGTAAATGAAGAAGTAGAAGAAGCTACCGATTTGTTGAGCTTTGGAGAATATTTAGCTGTAGCAGATGGAGATAATGAGTTTTTTAAGAAACTAGTTCAAAAAACAATTGATCAGTTGGAGGAGTTTCGTGAAAACTACCAAAAAGCCTTGAATAACAAAGATTTAAAAGCTGTGTCGAGAGCAAATCATAAATTGAAGCCTGGGCTGATTCGCCTAAAGGCATTACGTTTGCTAGATGAGATGGAAGAAGGAAAAGCGATCATAATAGAAGGAAGAAATGCTGCTTTGGTACACCAAAATATGAGTAAAATAAATTCGCTTGTTGACAAAGCGAAACACGAGTTAAGACAACAAATAAACTAA
- a CDS encoding septal ring lytic transglycosylase RlpA family protein, protein MTSTITLFNRAFVRGILSIMLLVAIQSCEILDEISPEEETEIEEPTGNFVQSGIASYYADKFEGRSTASGEIFKQDLLTAAHKDLPFGTEVKVTNLKNGKSITVKINDRGPFVTGRIIDLSKAGAEALDYINDGLADVRIECELPQSVADELNEKLGLTP, encoded by the coding sequence ATGACTTCAACTATTACTCTTTTTAATAGGGCATTTGTGCGCGGGATTTTATCCATAATGCTATTAGTAGCCATTCAGAGCTGCGAAATTTTAGATGAAATTTCACCAGAAGAAGAAACGGAGATTGAAGAGCCAACGGGCAATTTTGTTCAAAGCGGAATAGCCTCGTATTATGCCGATAAATTTGAGGGAAGATCAACGGCAAGTGGGGAGATTTTCAAACAAGATTTGCTTACTGCTGCACACAAAGATTTACCTTTTGGAACGGAAGTAAAAGTGACCAATCTTAAAAATGGGAAATCTATTACGGTAAAAATCAACGATAGAGGACCTTTTGTGACGGGAAGGATTATCGATTTATCGAAAGCTGGTGCCGAAGCCTTGGACTATATTAATGATGGCTTGGCTGACGTAAGAATAGAATGTGAGCTTCCTCAGTCGGTAGCGGACGAGCTAAATGAAAAGCTTGGGTTGACTCCGTAG
- the sbcD gene encoding exonuclease subunit SbcD: protein MKVLHTADWHLGKKLNDFSRHDEQVEVLEEICQIADSEAVDVVLIAGDLYDTFNPATESVELFYKTVKKLSKDGRRPVVAIAGNHDSADRIEAPDPLARECGIILAGYPDSEPHPFKLETGLEVTKSAPGFIELRINETLPLLRLILTPYANEARMKQYFEDADHEEALRQTIKKQWETAAETYCDEKGVNLLVAHLFMAKKGAELEKEPEDEKQILHIGGAQVIYSDDVPSQIQYTALGHLHRFRDLHKNLEKAPVVYSGSLLEYSFSEAHQQKFVSIIEAKPGEEASYKSIGLASGKRLHRKKFEVIDDAIIWLKENPDTFVELTIVSDGFLEAEAKKALYSAHKGIVFLIPEIKGGGKIAKGESIDITQNTEDLFVSYFTQKNGVEPDSALMEVFREMMGK from the coding sequence ATGAAAGTATTACACACGGCAGATTGGCATTTGGGGAAAAAGCTCAATGATTTTTCGAGGCACGATGAGCAAGTGGAAGTGTTAGAAGAAATTTGTCAGATTGCCGATAGTGAAGCAGTAGATGTGGTGTTGATAGCGGGCGATCTTTACGATACGTTCAACCCAGCAACGGAATCGGTTGAGCTTTTTTATAAAACAGTGAAAAAGCTTTCAAAAGATGGGAGGAGACCTGTGGTGGCAATTGCAGGCAATCACGATTCTGCCGATAGGATAGAGGCTCCAGATCCTTTGGCTCGTGAGTGTGGGATTATCTTGGCTGGCTATCCCGATTCGGAACCGCATCCCTTCAAATTGGAAACTGGGCTTGAGGTAACTAAATCTGCTCCAGGTTTTATCGAACTTCGTATTAATGAAACACTTCCTTTGCTGAGGCTAATCCTTACCCCCTACGCCAACGAGGCGAGGATGAAACAATATTTTGAAGATGCAGACCATGAAGAGGCTTTGCGCCAAACAATAAAAAAACAATGGGAAACTGCGGCAGAAACTTACTGTGATGAGAAAGGTGTGAATTTGCTAGTGGCGCATTTGTTTATGGCAAAAAAAGGGGCAGAACTGGAAAAAGAACCTGAAGACGAAAAGCAGATTTTACACATTGGCGGGGCGCAGGTTATTTATAGTGACGATGTTCCTTCTCAAATTCAATACACCGCTTTGGGGCATTTGCACCGTTTCCGTGACCTGCACAAAAATTTGGAAAAAGCTCCTGTGGTATATAGTGGAAGCTTGTTGGAATATAGCTTTAGCGAGGCTCATCAGCAGAAGTTTGTTTCTATTATTGAAGCAAAACCTGGAGAGGAGGCTAGTTATAAGTCGATAGGGCTTGCTTCTGGAAAGAGGTTGCATCGTAAGAAATTTGAAGTAATCGATGATGCCATAATTTGGCTGAAGGAAAACCCAGATACTTTTGTAGAGCTGACTATAGTTTCAGATGGTTTTTTGGAAGCAGAAGCGAAAAAAGCATTGTATTCAGCTCATAAGGGGATTGTTTTCCTCATTCCCGAAATAAAAGGAGGGGGCAAGATAGCAAAGGGAGAAAGTATCGATATTACTCAAAATACTGAAGACCTTTTTGTTTCTTATTTTACCCAAAAGAACGGGGTAGAACCTGACTCAGCACTCATGGAAGTTTTTAGGGAAATGATGGGGAAGTAG
- a CDS encoding 4'-phosphopantetheinyl transferase superfamily protein has product MKEILVLWMYLDAQKKAILLKEVYPSLSTSLQEYHDSFLFEKDRFHFLAGRKMLMDSLVKEGLGQELINHIKQNDFGRPYIENAPDFNISHSGELVVMAWSKVSRIGVDTEEIRTIDFTEYEEFFTPLEVLSIKNNTNLAEQCLRVWTRKEALGKYLGKGLSEDRLASIDVLQPFVSMEGQNLFFHEVDLLPAYITHLVTDLPNAKITLLRH; this is encoded by the coding sequence ATGAAGGAGATTTTAGTTTTGTGGATGTACTTAGATGCTCAAAAAAAAGCAATACTGCTCAAAGAAGTATATCCAAGTTTATCCACATCACTCCAAGAGTATCATGATAGTTTTCTGTTTGAAAAAGACCGCTTCCATTTTTTAGCAGGGAGAAAGATGCTAATGGATTCTTTGGTAAAAGAGGGGCTAGGGCAAGAGTTGATCAACCATATAAAGCAAAATGATTTTGGGCGACCTTACATTGAAAATGCCCCAGATTTCAATATTTCTCACAGTGGAGAGCTGGTGGTAATGGCTTGGAGCAAAGTAAGCCGAATAGGTGTGGATACTGAAGAAATAAGAACGATTGATTTTACAGAATATGAGGAGTTTTTTACCCCATTGGAGGTTTTAAGCATTAAAAATAATACAAACCTAGCTGAGCAATGCTTACGAGTTTGGACACGGAAAGAGGCTCTTGGGAAGTATTTGGGAAAAGGCTTGAGCGAAGATCGGCTAGCTTCAATAGATGTACTACAACCATTTGTCAGTATGGAAGGGCAAAACCTGTTTTTTCATGAAGTAGACCTACTCCCTGCATACATCACACATTTAGTGACTGATTTGCCCAATGCGAAAATTACCTTGCTGAGACATTGA